The DNA sequence AGCAGACCATTTAATCGCTCATCAATATTTTCTTGACACCACATCAGATATTTTTCATCTATTCTATCTAAAGGTAAGGCATTGTTTTTTGAGCCTGTATATTCATAGTTCTTTCCATACGCTTGTTGCCACCTTGGTGTTTTTATCTTTTTTCCATGAATTACCACTTCATGAAATTCTGCAGGATGCTCGTTCCATAATATATCAAATTCTGTTTCATTCAACTTAAATATCTCAACTTGATAATACATCAAGATATAATGCTCTTCATCCAAGTATATTTTTTTATACTTCGAAGAGTTATTTTGAAAAAAAACTAATTGTTTCATGTCTATATCTTTTTTTCCTTACCCAGCTATAAATTTAATAAGACTCCCTTCAGTCTGATTTTTCTGAATATGCAGATGCGTTCGGATTTCTTGTTGCAGAC is a window from the Bernardetia sp. genome containing:
- a CDS encoding alpha-ketoglutarate-dependent dioxygenase AlkB produces the protein MKQLVFFQNNSSKYKKIYLDEEHYILMYYQVEIFKLNETEFDILWNEHPAEFHEVVIHGKKIKTPRWQQAYGKNYEYTGSKNNALPLDRIDEKYLMWCQENIDERLNGLLLNWYEGKNQHYIGKHRDSIKGLEEGSPIVTVSLGEERIFRLRPYGGQGYQDYEVKDGDVLVIPWETNQNYTHEVPHFQKYKKRRISVTLRAYK